Below is a window of Colletes latitarsis isolate SP2378_abdomen chromosome 5, iyColLati1, whole genome shotgun sequence DNA.
TTTCTTCATACAAGAGACATGAGGCGGGATATCCTGCATAGCTAACCACATTGCCTTTCCATCTGCCCATCGTTTTTGTTCGATCGTTAAGAGCTCTAATGGCATAGTTTAAACGCCAATTACAcatttatatatacatacatacatacgtatatacaaatacatatatatatatattttgttttGCGTACGCGAAAACTATGTATGCGATACTGTAAATTTCGAAAACGAGCAACACGATTGGAAATTGTAATTTGTCAATAGTTATTATTAAGCGAAATATTCATTTAGTTGCAGAAAATGTAGGTACTAACCAGACATAAACTTGCGATTTTGATTCCAAGCTATCTTTACCTCGTCTGCTCGCTTATAGCGTTTCATTTGTCGTAAACGCATGTATTCGGATTTCACGCGCTTTCTCCATTCTGCAGAAACTTTTGCTTTCGACATTGCAACGAAAAGTCAATTCATCATTAGTAACATCATCAGCGGTACAACATTAAAGTATTAATGAAATCGATGATTCGACGAGCAAGTATACGATGATGACGATTATCCGCGATCTCCGTCAACACCtgtgtgttgttgttgttttctCGTGtcatagacgaggtatacgaatagacttTCCTTATTTCTCATCGACTGTTTGTGGCCCATGCAaacgcgtcctcttctcatggatggcggtcagtcgaGAAACTACTCGTTGAATAGTGTGATCGGCacacagctgtagtgtgtgtgtgtgtgtcagTTTCAATCGTAGACGCGTTGGCAGTTTAATGTCCGGATTAATTAAGTATGTACATACATTTTCGTTTAATATTAATAgatttgattttaatttgtattttatttctgcctGCAGTCTCTGATTGGAATTCGAGTACATACAAGGGAAGCTACCGGCATGCTACCTAGCAACAGTGTTGCTAACGGAACAAGTTCAAGGTTGCCTTGATTCGTTCTCTGGATTTTCACGCGAGTGAACGATCGTCAGTCTCCAGACTAATAAGGTATGTACGCTTTAGCTATCGATATCTAAACGCTTCTAATCACTACTATTACTCTCCGTTACTCTCTAACGGTGCCTTCGTTtaatattaatacattttttcTCTACACGAAATTACATATCTCGtacatattatttaaaattaaattattctttaaTCGTGATTAGGTATGTTTAGTGCAGTGcatttgattttaatttgtattttatttctgttagagTCTCTGACCAGCAGCACGTAATCGAGGCCATCATACTTGGACACATTGAAATCGCGCCAACTTGAAACGGTCTAATAAGGAAGGATTGGTAAAACTTATATCCatgtattattataataatcgAGATTAAATAatagattattttttaatttgctttATTATCGATTTAAATTAAGTGGGAAATTAAATGGGAATTAATTgtcgtattttaattttaaagtatttattgaatttttacaaattttacaaGTTTTCTATGCAAGCTGAGTAATGGATAAAAACAGCGTAATTAATTTATACCATTCAGAcacaaataaataagaaaaagtaTAATTTTTGCACATTTCAGAATGcttataaaaatcgaaacatGTATTGAAATTTAATACCATTACGCTTACGACTATAGTAACAAAAGGTTGGTATACATACACGTAACTGTCAATACTCGAAGGGGCATTTGAAATAAAGGTGGTTAATTATTTTCAGCGTTCATTAGTTATACGTATATATTCTCCGGGGcctgtaataaaaattatagtttaccctttaataatttaaagtctAGATGTAGAAACGCGAcacgatatacatatgtatatctatTTCACGTATTTCTTACCTACGAGACTGAGTAATACGGGCAAAAATATAAGACCATGCGCGGCGCCAAATAGCACAATGCCCAAGTACATTCtaaagtaaaatatttgaaatatttggttTTTCGAAAATGCTAATACGATGATTCCTATAATTTTCGTTAAGGTAATTCCAGAGAAAACCtgtaatggaaaataagtgtttgTAAATTTGTTACGCATCTCGTATGGCGAGAAAGAAAAGATTTTCGTAGAACGTATCTTGTTAGGTTTTTCTGTATACTTACGGAACTTCCCATCTCGTTAAGAGTCTCCGTGGCTCGATCAATTTTCGTTATTGCCGCGGAATGTAAATACGAATGTATAATGTGACTGGAAAATTCTACGGAAATGCCAACGGCCTGCaagaaacgaaaatataatatatccGCACTTGTGACTGGAACTGAATTTGTTGGAAGCGTGGATGAAAATGGAAATAACGAGTATCTTATTACATACCATTACTAAATTTACGAGAGAGACTGCGTTCAATTCAATATGCCACCAATACATGAGACCTCCGATGTTTACAACGGTCATGAATACCGTGAGTAGCACCGTTACGGCCGAAAATAACGAAAGTCCGGATAGCAACGCAGTTACAACGAAGATTACAACGAGAGAGAAACCCAACGATGATATCGTTTCTTTCCAGATCGTAAGATATTGTTCGTAGTAGACGTAAGATACGCTGAAGAAAATTAAAACCGGAATAACAATGTTTCACATTTCCGACGATAAAGCTTGCAATATCTTTGTAACGTTTACAAACCTGTATGGAAATACAGTTATCTTTCGATCGGTTAAACGTTCGTTATTTATCATATTCGTGATGTTTTCGGCTATCGTTCTTGCCGATTTCAGCGATTCGTACCAATCGGATGACTTTTTTAAAGGGACGTGGTACCCCATAAAGTAACTGTCGCCAACATCGACTAGTCCATATTTGTCGACGTAGTAATTAATTCCCTGTGAAATTAAACATGATAAACTTGTAGAACTTGTTGGGTAAAAAACGGACGGTGCGTGTAACGAGGCGAATAATCGAGTTACATCGAGATACGATGGCCGACCAGATTTTGCGCAATCTTGATTCGGAATGTCTTCCAGAAAGTACGGTATATATTTTCGAAAACTGTTTACGTCTGGTCGAGAGTCGATATTTCGAATGTCGCACGGACTGCACGTGTCAActagaaaaagaaagaaaagcttGTTTCGTTTAGTTTAGTTTGGTGTGGTGTGGTGTGGTGTGGAGTATATCGCGTCGAAAAGTATTAGTATTGCTCTATCATGATCGAATACCGTTAGTATGCGGACAAAATGATCGATTGTTCGGAAAGTACATGCAGCAGCCAGAAATCGTTGACCAGTCTATGTAATCGTCTATCCAGGAAGAAGCTGCTTTTGATAAATACGATCTAAAAAGTAAAGATATAATGTATATAGAACGATCGATAAGGAATTTAATGCGTTTCAATGGAAATAAATTGATTATTTAGTCTACAAACACAGCAGGTTGTTTAGCTGCCGAGTAGATTTGTGTGTAGAGAGAATCGGAATTACATCCTTGACCGCCGCAAATTATGTTCTGAACCTTTTTCTCGCTATAATTCAGTCCGGGTGTCAGAACAAAATAAACCGGTGGACCCATCGACAAGAGATCCTTCATAAACTGGAAATATCAATCGATACGTTGTCAGTTATTGCGTATTTATTCGAACGATCGTGGTGTCTCGTGATTTCTACAAACAATCGGATACATTACTTGGAAATATTTCAACACGTAAGAATCTACAGGCATCGAAAGTTCTTGTTCTAAACCGATACTAATATTTGGTACGACTATGGCATTTGCAACCAGAGCTACAGAGAATACTATTATTACGATCGTTCTGATCGACGTCTTCATAACATACGGCGTATAAAAACGTTTAAATAtcgtttgtattaaactggaatTTTGATAAATTTCCAAATTTTCCTTATTTGTTTTCACACAACAAAAGACATCCAACAAATTCTTCTGAAATGTCATAAACTAGCGTGAATCGTTCTCTTTGAGAAAATACGATACGCAGACGCGTGCGTGCGCGTAATAAAATTTCTTACCTCGGATCTCCGAGCGTCCAGCGACAACAGACTGACGAAAGCTGTTATTTGTAAGAAAAAGTTTACCAGGATAGACAAACACGCATAAAGCGCAAAAGTACGAACAGCTGGCATCGTAGATAATGCTCCTGCAAAATGTATATTAATTCGATTCGAGTGAAATATTTTCCACGTTAAATGCGATTAATCTCTGCTCGCCACTGTCCCATTTAAGTGGAATAAAGGAAAAACGAGGTTTCGCGTGTACCTACTAACCGATTAAGAAACAAAGACACTCGGATGTACTGGTGAGCAATATCGACGGACCAACTTTGGCCATGATTCTTCCTATATGTTCTGGTATTGATTCttccgaatattttttatttctttgatGAGTTTGGACCAATATGAAAATGTTATCCACTCCCACGGCTAATACCAAGAATGGAATTACCTATACACGATTAATTTCTATACCATTTTCTAGTATTTATTCATTCCCGTACAAGTTTTGCTCACCTCGATCGTAAGTAAGCTCGTGGATACACCGATATAGCCAAATATACCAAGCGAACAAGCTACGGATGCCATCACAATGATAATTCCACCGATACTGAGCATCATTTTGCTCTTTGCCTGTAATCATACGATTAAAGAAATACACCGGCGGTCTATGAAAAATAACAGAGACCGAGACCACATCTATCGTATCTATTATACATAAATGAAAATAACAATTTGATCGTAAGCTAAAAGAGAATAGTCAACTTACAAAGTACCCTTCAAAATGACAGTCTATTTTACCCAGAGCAAAGGCAACGTAAACAAACATTAATGCATAACTGAAAACCATTGTCGACACTTCGGCTTTCGATGATCGATCCAATTCATCTTGAATCGATTTCTCTGTGTTGTACGCGACATCCATAAATTCCGGACGTTCGTTAGTGTCCCATTCTTTCATAAAATCAATGAATCTGAaatttcgataaacattttcacttgtcccttcttcttcttcttcttcttcttttactTACCGCTGTTCCCACTTGTGTACAGACTCGACCACAGATTCTTCCAATGAGTTTTTCACAAGAAAAGTTAAAACCAATCCTGTTGCCTTTATGTAATCTTTCGAATCATAGTTAAACTCATTGTCTCGAAGAAACCCTCCGTAGGCTATTGCTGGCATCACTGGCCCTTTGTATGGTGCCATACAGGCAGGACTATATGAATTTCTTTTCAAACAAACGGTTAAAAGTTTCATTTTATTATGGATATTTAACCAATCGTATTATATTCGCCGTTATAGCGTGTAAACTCACTGCGCACACTCGTACAAATGATCCAAATAATTTCTTTCGTATGAATTTGATACATCCGTCGCGTTAAAACGTTCAAGATTGTTTTGAAAATATCCCCATACGCTTTGCACGGTGCAAAGATCCAAAGTAGTGGGTCCTGTAAAGTCATTCTGTACAGGAGCGTAACAAATCCGTTCCAATCCTTCTCCAACCTCTTGTCCAATCTGTTTATTACAATTTACCTAATGTTTTATTTAACCTTCCTACATACACGGCAAATATCTATATGTACATATCTATAAACACAAGTTGTACTTGCTTGGAGAATTTTGTTTTGAAGCTTGTATACAGCGAGTAAAAATTGTTTGCCAAATACGGGACCAAATTCAAGGACGCCGTTCGATGTATTGTGCGTTACCTGGATCCAATCAAATGAAACGAACGCGTACATGtgtttattttaaaagatgGATTTAAAAGTACAACTAGAAAGAGTCGTTTGTTATCGACCGACTTTACCTTATCGAGTCCCACCGATTTCATGTAAACTTGTTCTGTCCTGTAGAAAGGTTGAAAATGCGaatcgaaataatttttctcgATTCTAGCTCTGCTAGTAGGTGCTGCCCAAATTTCAATCGGATCGCTCGTTATGGAGAGCTGATTAATTCCGTAGCTCAGTGCCAATATTATATACGAAATAGTAAAAAGTATTATAATCGGGTATTCTGCGAATGCTGTTCAACAAtggaataataatagtaataacatGCTGGAGCAACGCGCAATGGGGCGTGTACGATCTTTTACCGTGTCTAGGAGATTTCAAGCAACCAAACATCTCTTTTATCACTCGACAGAAAATTATGTTGACGATGGTATACCTTTTCCCCAAACAGTGAAAAATGACCGGGACATCTCGTGCAAACTCCTCCGCCAATTTACATTCGATTTAGTTTCATTTTTTGCCGTTATCCCTTTATCCTTGCTGGTATCTACAACGATTAATACAAGAATACAATTGTGCACGATATACGTGTAAACGTAAAACGCTGAGAGCGAGGCTCAGCTTATTCTCATGATTTCAGTTTCACCTTTAGTTGCAAAGACAATGtcactttttctttatcttgcAGCCATACACTTCAAATACCCCTACGTATACACATTTAAACATTACGTGCAGACGATAACAAAATTGTATGCAATACCTGAAGAAACGCGTCTTATCTTGAAAAGTACCACTGCAGcggataaaataaatatagtaaTTAAAATTCCTGCTAAAACTCCATAGCCGTTGTACCCGAAAATGGCAAAGTAGTTATTATCTTGTTCGATTTTCGTGAATGGGCAAGCTGCGGGACAATCGACGCAGCTACATGCCGACGATCCCTATTTAgttcatatacatatatatgtatatacttgaaactttttaaatacATTGGTAATTGGTTCGGACTTACGTCGTATGTTTCGTTACATCTTTTTACCGGTTCGTTCCACCGACTGCTATCAGGGATGAAACGCATGTTGAAAGTTACAAAATCATTCACAGTCACATCACCTTGATACTCGTACCACCTAAAATGAGTTGCTTTCATGAAAAATCCAATAAACATTCTATATTAGTGTtaacataattttaaaaatgtttgtgATTTTCGAACCGCGGTTATAGTCTGTTTTCGTTTGCTAGTTGGTTGCATGCAGCTCGTTCGTTAATTTACGTACACATTCAAAGAGCATTGTTTAAACATTCCTTTAAAACTGTTTGACAGATTTTTTAAACTTACTTTTTTGCTGTGCACCAACTGGCTCCGTGAATTCCACAGGCCAAATCCATAGCCAAATTTCCACTTGCTGGGTGAACGATATTTTTACACGAATCGAAAGTAGTATTCATGTATTCTTCCGCAATATAAACCTAACAAGCATACATTGGATACACATTCTATTTGACATATATTTGTTTCGGTCCGAGGTGGGTGGGTGAAATAAATTTCTACGCTACGCGACGGTATGGCACGCTAGGCGAAACATCAAATtcggaaaataaaataaacattttttgcCCCATTGAAAAAACACAACGCAAAACATTTTCTTTTAACCTTTAAACATAGACATagataacatttttttatatcgcGTTACCAAAATTTCCCAACCAAAAGTTGTATACTTGTTTATTCCTTTAAAGGATACAGCTTTTAGTAATTCCGTTTTTATGTCTTTATTCTACTTAAACTGTAAAACAGTGTATACATATTTATGTACCTCGACTGCTTTCACGTACTCTTTGCCCTCAGAATTTATACCAACGTCTTTTACTTGTAGAAATCTACTCTGTTCAGGACTGCAACTTAAATCACATAttaatttgtatatattttctATACACGTTGGACATCTGCCAAAGATTCCATCGATCATGGTCGTCTGACTGAGCAGCGTTTTAATATTGCTACTGTCGCAACATAACTTTGGCGAATCTGAAAACAAGTAGACGACCGACGTGTTTATCCAAGTAGAATTTTTCTCCGATTCGAAATACGTACCAGTGTTGACAAAGTATTGCGGACATATATTGCGAAGAAGCAACGCGATTGTTGTATCGTTGATCCGTCGAGGAGGATCATTGGACGCGCACGTGTAATTCAAAGTTGGCTTTTCGATCGAGGGACCGCAGTCTCCGTACCATATGCAATGATACTGCTCTCCACTACTGTGTCCTAATGTCAACACGCAACAGAATATTAAGAAAATC
It encodes the following:
- the LOC143342212 gene encoding NPC intracellular cholesterol transporter 1 homolog 1b, coding for MIRFEWTFRWNRMHRIFLIFCCVLTLGHSSGEQYHCIWYGDCGPSIEKPTLNYTCASNDPPRRINDTTIALLLRNICPQYFVNTGTYFESEKNSTWINTSVVYLFSDSPKLCCDSSNIKTLLSQTTMIDGIFGRCPTCIENIYKLICDLSCSPEQSRFLQVKDVGINSEGKEYVKAVEVYIAEEYMNTTFDSCKNIVHPASGNLAMDLACGIHGASWCTAKKWYEYQGDVTVNDFVTFNMRFIPDSSRWNEPVKRCNETYDGSSACSCVDCPAACPFTKIEQDNNYFAIFGYNGYGVLAGILITIFILSAAVVLFKIRRVSSDTSKDKGITAKNETKSNVNWRRSLHEMSRSFFTVWGKAFAEYPIIILFTISYIILALSYGINQLSITSDPIEIWAAPTSRARIEKNYFDSHFQPFYRTEQVYMKSVGLDKVTHNTSNGVLEFGPVFGKQFLLAVYKLQNKILQIGQEVGEGLERICYAPVQNDFTGPTTLDLCTVQSVWGYFQNNLERFNATDVSNSYERNYLDHLYECAQNSYSPACMAPYKGPVMPAIAYGGFLRDNEFNYDSKDYIKATGLVLTFLVKNSLEESVVESVHKWEQRFIDFMKEWDTNERPEFMDVAYNTEKSIQDELDRSSKAEVSTMVFSYALMFVYVAFALGKIDCHFEGYFAKSKMMLSIGGIIIVMASVACSLGIFGYIGVSTSLLTIEVIPFLVLAVGVDNIFILVQTHQRNKKYSEESIPEHIGRIMAKVGPSILLTSTSECLCFLIGALSTMPAVRTFALYACLSILVNFFLQITAFVSLLSLDARRSEKNLLDVFCCVKTNKENLEIYQNSSLIQTIFKRFYTPYVMKTSIRTIVIIVFSVALVANAIVVPNISIGLEQELSMPVDSYVLKYFQFMKDLLSMGPPVYFVLTPGLNYSEKKVQNIICGGQGCNSDSLYTQIYSAAKQPAVSYLSKAASSWIDDYIDWSTISGCCMYFPNNRSFCPHTNVDTCSPCDIRNIDSRPDVNSFRKYIPYFLEDIPNQDCAKSGRPSYLDGINYYVDKYGLVDVGDSYFMGYHVPLKKSSDWYESLKSARTIAENITNMINNERLTDRKITVFPYSVSYVYYEQYLTIWKETISSLGFSLVVIFVVTALLSGLSLFSAVTVLLTVFMTVVNIGGLMYWWHIELNAVSLVNLVMAVGISVEFSSHIIHSYLHSAAITKIDRATETLNEMGSSVFSGITLTKIIGIIVLAFSKNQIFQIFYFRMYLGIVLFGAAHGLIFLPVLLSLVGPGEYIRITNER